A single Primulina eburnea isolate SZY01 chromosome 11, ASM2296580v1, whole genome shotgun sequence DNA region contains:
- the LOC140805992 gene encoding 2-oxoisovalerate dehydrogenase subunit alpha 2, mitochondrial-like isoform X2 produces the protein MAFYVSKSGKYLRHFNQKIGFQAMINLTSRAACSSHEHYSVSENSRITRLLPCNRPTLFISRRFESIKPDKQWDYLDDRGGSQVLNFPGGIVKFTQELKFLSESTERVPCYRVLDDRGQLLSNDCVQIDKNIAVKMYKNMVMLQTMDSTFYEAQRQGRISFYVTSIGEEAINISSAAALTMDDFVFPQYREAGVLLWRGFTLQEFANQCFGNKVDSGKGRQMPAHYGSKKHNYITVASTVGTQVLHAVGAAYALKMDGKDACTITYFGDGGSSTGDFHAALNFAAVVEAPVIFFCRNNGWAISTPVSDQFRSDGIVVRGQAYGVRSIRVDGNDALAVFNAVHIARKMAINESRPVLIEALTYRAGHHSTSDDSSKYRPIKEIEWWRLAQDPVARFRKWLEGYGWWDSQAESKLREATRKEVLHAIQVAEKIEKPGLEEMFSDVYDVPPSNLCYQEKSLRETVEKHQKDYPPDFPY, from the exons ATGGCGttttatgtatcaaaatctgggAAATATTTGCGCCATTTCAATCAAAAAATTGGTTTTCAGGCCATGATCAACCTCACTTCTCGGGCTGCTTGTTCTTCCCACGAACATTATTCTGTATCTGAAAACAGCAGAATCACACGTCTATTACCCTGTAATAGGCCAACCCTTTTCATCTCTCGCCGTTTTGAGTCGATTAAACCCGATAAGCAATGGGATTACTTGGATGATAGAGGTGGTTCTCAG GTTCTGAATTTCCCTGGAGGAATAGTTAAATTCACCCAAGAATTGAAATTTCTATCCGAATCAACAGAGAGGGTTCCCTGCTACCGTGTTCTTGATGACAGAGGGCAGCTATTAAGCAACGATTGTGTACAG ATTGATAAGAACATTGCTGTGAAGATGTACAAAAACATGgttatgcttcaaacaatggACTCTACCTTCTATGAAGCTCAAAGACAGGGAAGAATATCATTTTATGTCACTTCCATTGGAGAAGAGGCCATAAACATTTCATCTGCAGCTGCACTTACAATGGATGATTTTGTCTTTCCTCAG TATAGGGAGGCCGGGGTTCTGCTCTGGAGGGGATTTACACTACAAGAGTTCGCTAACCAATGTTTTGGAAACAAAGTCGACAGCGGAAAAGGCAGGCAGATGCCAGCACATTATGGATCCAAGAAGCACAATTATATCACTGTTGCTTCAACAGTTGG TACTCAAGTTCTCCATGCTGTTGGTGCTGCTTATGCTCTAAAGATGGACGGAAAAGACGCATGCACTATAACTTATTTTGGAGACGGAGGCTCTAGTACG GGAGATTTCCATGCTGCGTTAAATTTTGCTGCTGTCGTGGAGGCTCCAGTCATATTTTTCTGCCGAAACAATGGATGGGCTATCAGCACCCCAGTTAGCGATCAGTTTCGAA GTGATGGGATCGTGGTCAGAGGTCAAGCATATGGAGTACGTAGCATTCGAGTTGATGGTAATGATGCCCTTGCTGTGTTCAATGCTGTTCATATTGCTCGCAAAATGGCAATTAATGAATCCAGGCCAGTTTTAATCGAG GCCCTCACGTACCGAGCAGGACACCACTCCACGTCTGACGATTCTTCCAAATATCGCCCTATTAAAGAGATAGAATGGTGGAGATTAGCTCAAGATCCAGTGGCAAGGTTTCGAAAATGGCTTGAAGGATATGGTTGGTGGGATTCTCAAGCTGAGTCCAAATTACGGGAGGCTACTCGTAAGGAG GTGTTGCATGCAATTCAAGTTGCAGAGAAGATTGAGAAACCAGGTTTAGAAGAAATGTTCTCAGATGTGTATGATGTTCCACCTTCAAACCTCTGTTACCAAGAAAAATCGCTTCGAGAGACGGTCGAAAAGCATCAGAAGGACTATCCTCCTGATTTTCCATATTAG
- the LOC140805996 gene encoding uncharacterized protein yields the protein MNFLAMEDSKTGNGGNKKKFTCSKFHWKPEEDALLTTLVQTFGPNNWELIAKHFPGRTGKSCRLRWVNQLDPQINKKPFSVEEKRKVLELYQCYGSKWSIISKHFYGRTDNQVKNQYHVLVGSRTFRATSPPSGDNPEDTPKEESVNLSQFENVSTVAFGSQVSNISYNRDNNSGFDPCSDVIPYRVELPFIASGPSVYCKNEIWYAASGSNPGMIGPHSFDNANLGYIGTDQNTIWDDAMNSDVSYTELLNLPLVSPPQQGCVKDHNFIDFFGLEKP from the exons ATGAATTTCCTGGCAATGGAGGACTCTAAAACAGGGAATGGGGGAAACAAAAAGAAGTTTACATGCAGCAAATTTCATTGGAAGCCTGAGGAAGATGCACTGCTTACAACACTTGTCCAAACGTTTGGTCCAAATAATTGGGAGCTTATAGCAAAACACTTCCCAGGAAGAACAG GGAAGAGTTGTCGCTTAAGGTGGGTGAATCAATTGGATCCCCAAATTAATAAGAAGCCGTTTAGTGTAGAGGAGAAGCGAAAGGTTCTTGAACTTTATCAATGCTATGGAAGCAAATGGTCAATTATTTCTAAGCATTTTTATGGTCGAACAGATAATCAAGTGAAGAATCAGTACCATGTACTTGTCGGCAGTCGCACGTTCAGAGCCACTAGCCCACCTTCTGGTGACAACCCTGAAGACACTCCTAAAGAAGAATCTGTGAATTTGTCTCAGTTTGAGAATGTATCAACAGTGGCATTTGGATCTCAAGTTTCAAATATTTCTTATAACAGAGATAACAACAGTGGCTTTGATCCATGTTCTGATGTCATACCTTATAGGGTTGAGTTGCCGTTTATTGCCAGCGGACCTTCTGTTTATTGCAAGAATGAAATATGGTATGCTGCAAGTGGCTCGAATCCGGGCATGATTGGTCCTCATTCTTTTGATAACGCTAATCTAGGATACATCGGTACTGATCAGAACACAATCTGGGACGACGCGATGAATTCTGATGTTAGCTATACTGAACTCTTGAATCTTCCTTTAGTGAGTCCTCCCCAGCAAGGATGTGTCAAAGATCACAACTTCATCGACTTTTTTGGGCTTGAAAAGCCTTGA
- the LOC140805992 gene encoding 2-oxoisovalerate dehydrogenase subunit alpha 2, mitochondrial-like isoform X1: protein MAFYVSKSGKYLRHFNQKIGFQAMINLTSRAACSSHEHYSVSENSRITRLLPCNRPTLFISRRFESIKPDKQWDYLDDRGGSQLQYIFRSNQVLNFPGGIVKFTQELKFLSESTERVPCYRVLDDRGQLLSNDCVQIDKNIAVKMYKNMVMLQTMDSTFYEAQRQGRISFYVTSIGEEAINISSAAALTMDDFVFPQYREAGVLLWRGFTLQEFANQCFGNKVDSGKGRQMPAHYGSKKHNYITVASTVGTQVLHAVGAAYALKMDGKDACTITYFGDGGSSTGDFHAALNFAAVVEAPVIFFCRNNGWAISTPVSDQFRSDGIVVRGQAYGVRSIRVDGNDALAVFNAVHIARKMAINESRPVLIEALTYRAGHHSTSDDSSKYRPIKEIEWWRLAQDPVARFRKWLEGYGWWDSQAESKLREATRKEVLHAIQVAEKIEKPGLEEMFSDVYDVPPSNLCYQEKSLRETVEKHQKDYPPDFPY from the exons ATGGCGttttatgtatcaaaatctgggAAATATTTGCGCCATTTCAATCAAAAAATTGGTTTTCAGGCCATGATCAACCTCACTTCTCGGGCTGCTTGTTCTTCCCACGAACATTATTCTGTATCTGAAAACAGCAGAATCACACGTCTATTACCCTGTAATAGGCCAACCCTTTTCATCTCTCGCCGTTTTGAGTCGATTAAACCCGATAAGCAATGGGATTACTTGGATGATAGAGGTGGTTCTCAG TTGCAGTATATTTTTCGTTCTAATCAGGTTCTGAATTTCCCTGGAGGAATAGTTAAATTCACCCAAGAATTGAAATTTCTATCCGAATCAACAGAGAGGGTTCCCTGCTACCGTGTTCTTGATGACAGAGGGCAGCTATTAAGCAACGATTGTGTACAG ATTGATAAGAACATTGCTGTGAAGATGTACAAAAACATGgttatgcttcaaacaatggACTCTACCTTCTATGAAGCTCAAAGACAGGGAAGAATATCATTTTATGTCACTTCCATTGGAGAAGAGGCCATAAACATTTCATCTGCAGCTGCACTTACAATGGATGATTTTGTCTTTCCTCAG TATAGGGAGGCCGGGGTTCTGCTCTGGAGGGGATTTACACTACAAGAGTTCGCTAACCAATGTTTTGGAAACAAAGTCGACAGCGGAAAAGGCAGGCAGATGCCAGCACATTATGGATCCAAGAAGCACAATTATATCACTGTTGCTTCAACAGTTGG TACTCAAGTTCTCCATGCTGTTGGTGCTGCTTATGCTCTAAAGATGGACGGAAAAGACGCATGCACTATAACTTATTTTGGAGACGGAGGCTCTAGTACG GGAGATTTCCATGCTGCGTTAAATTTTGCTGCTGTCGTGGAGGCTCCAGTCATATTTTTCTGCCGAAACAATGGATGGGCTATCAGCACCCCAGTTAGCGATCAGTTTCGAA GTGATGGGATCGTGGTCAGAGGTCAAGCATATGGAGTACGTAGCATTCGAGTTGATGGTAATGATGCCCTTGCTGTGTTCAATGCTGTTCATATTGCTCGCAAAATGGCAATTAATGAATCCAGGCCAGTTTTAATCGAG GCCCTCACGTACCGAGCAGGACACCACTCCACGTCTGACGATTCTTCCAAATATCGCCCTATTAAAGAGATAGAATGGTGGAGATTAGCTCAAGATCCAGTGGCAAGGTTTCGAAAATGGCTTGAAGGATATGGTTGGTGGGATTCTCAAGCTGAGTCCAAATTACGGGAGGCTACTCGTAAGGAG GTGTTGCATGCAATTCAAGTTGCAGAGAAGATTGAGAAACCAGGTTTAGAAGAAATGTTCTCAGATGTGTATGATGTTCCACCTTCAAACCTCTGTTACCAAGAAAAATCGCTTCGAGAGACGGTCGAAAAGCATCAGAAGGACTATCCTCCTGATTTTCCATATTAG
- the LOC140805991 gene encoding LOW QUALITY PROTEIN: mitogen-activated protein kinase kinase kinase 3-like (The sequence of the model RefSeq protein was modified relative to this genomic sequence to represent the inferred CDS: deleted 1 base in 1 codon): MPAWWDKISGRSKDSETRPEISSSEGSSLKSLKKKGKENGNNRDSKARSFDEVLVLKQSRNSPRSSREFSLVGGGGSGFSGFDSASSLERGHPLPRPLESPTEHPGHGVGLGHGSGSASSVSSSGSSDDPAHLADMAGLRGSGENKVLSPLSRSPGRGSRCTNAVTSPLHARINGINLDTTNGKLEDVKGECHRLPLPPGSTPVSPSALPTPPRSPGIPESSGSSSSKWRKGRLLGRGTFGHVYLGFNSENGQMCAIKEVRVVSDDQSSKESLRQLNQEITLLSQLSHPNVVQYYGSDLNEERLSVYLEYVSGGSIHKLLQEYGAFGEPVIQNYARQILSGLSYLHGKNTVHRDIKGANILVDPNGEIKLADFGMAKHITACSSMLSFKGSPYWMAPEVVMNTNGYSLPVDIWSLGCTVLEMATSKPPWSQYEGVAAIFKIGNSRDAPEIPDHLSPDLKGFIRLCLQREPSARPTASQLLCHPFVKNQTTQRATNANITREAFPRAFDGSRTPTAQELQSGRNNNSLDRDDTLRFAVPRTLISPRDNARTITSLPVSPTSSPLRRDAPAYRNAFLSPPHPSYTVGQNNHNYSEHSVFPFRQPNSRSTLDPFLEVPQFRAITSSISPARTMP, encoded by the exons ATGCCAGCTTGGTGGGATAAAATATCCGGGAGGAGCAAGGATTCAGAAACCAGGCCTGAGATTTCGTCTTCAGAGGGTTCATCACTGAAAAGTTTGAAgaaaaaggggaaagaaaatggAAACAACAGAGACAGTAAAGCCCGGAGCTTTGACGAGGTTCTTGTGTTGAAACAATCGAGAAATTCTCCGAGAAGTAGTCGGGAATTCTCCCTTGTAGGAGGAGGGGGTTCGGGGTTTTCGGGTTTTGATTCGGCTTCATCTTTGGAGAGGGGGCACCCTTTGCCTAGGCCTTTGGAATCACCGACGGAGCATCCGGGCCATGGTGTCGGATTGGGGCACGGGTCGGGCTCTGCTTCCAGTGTTAGTTCATCTGGGTCGTCTGATGATCCGGCTCATCTTGCTGATATGGCTGGTTTAAG AGGGAGTGGGGAGAACAAAGTGCTAAGCCCATTGTCACGGAGCCCAGGTCGAGGATCCCGGTGTACCAACGCTGTCACATCGCCTCTTCATGCTCGAATTAATGGTATTAACTTGGACACGACAAATGGTAAACTGGAAGATGTAAAAGGCGAGTGCCACAGGTTACCCCTTCCACCTGGTAGTACTCCTGTTAGCCCCTCTGCGTTACCTACTCCCCCAAGAAGTCCCGGGATACCCGAAAGCTCGGGTAGTAGTTCGTCAAAATGGAGGAAAGGGAGGCTTCTTGGAAGAGGCACTTTTGGTCATGTTTACCTCGGGTTTAACAG CGAGAATGGGCAAATGTGCGCGATAAAAGAAGTCAGGGTCGTTTCAGATGATCAATCATCAAAAGAGAGCCTCAGGCAACTGAATCAG GAGATAACCTTGCTTAGTCAGCTTTCACATCCAAACGTTGTTCAGTACTATGGAAGTGATCTG AACGAAGAAAGGTTATCTGTTTATTTGGAGTATGTTTCGGGTGGTTCGATCCACAAATTATTGCAAGAATATGGAGCTTTTGGGGAACCTGTTATTCAAAATTAC GCTAGGCAGATTCTCTCTGGCCTTTCTTACTTACATGGAAAAAACACAGTTCACAG GGACATAAAAGGCGCAAATATTTTAGTGGATCCCAATGGTGAAATTAAGCTCGCCGATTTTGGCATGGCAAAACAT ATAACTGCCTGTTCATCGATGTTATCCTTCAAAGGCAGTCCTTACTGGATGGCTCCTGAG GTTGTGATGAATACAAATGGTTACAGCCTTCCAGTGGACATTTGGAGCTTAGGATGCACGGTTCTTGAAATGGCCACATCAAAACCACCCTGGAGCCAATATGAAGGG GTAGCTGCTATATTCAAGATTGGAAATAGTAGAGATGCTCCAGAGATTCCCGATCACTTATCTCCTGATCTGAAAGGTTTTATAAGGCTATGTTTGCAGCGTGAACCATCTGCGAGGCCTACTGCATCTCAACTACTCTGTCACCCTTTTGTTAAAAACCAAACTACACAAAGAGCAACCAATGCCAATATAACCCGAGAAGCATTTCCTCGTGCCTTTGATGGAAGCCGCACTCCG ACGGCCCAAGAACTTCAGTCGGGCAGAAACAACAATTCTTTGGACAGAGACGACACATTGAGATTCGCAGTGCCGAGAACCTTGATAAGTCCAAG GGATAATGCACGAACCATAACATCATTGCCCGTCTCTCCCACCTCGAGCCCGTTACGACGAGATGCACCCGCGTATAGGAACGCTTTCCTTTCTCCGCCACACCCATCTTATACGGTTGGTCAAAACAATCATAATTACAGTGAACACTCTGTCTTTCCGTTCAGACAACCCAACTCGAGAAGCACCCTCGATCCATTTCTCGAAGTCCCTCAATTTAGAGCTATAACCTCATCTATATCCCCTGCAAGAACCATGCCgtag
- the LOC140805993 gene encoding sugar transport protein 8-like, with protein MDSFLLKFFPVVYEKKHRAKEDNYCKYDNQMLQLFTSSLYLAAVVCSFFASFCCKKFGRKRTMQMAAFFFFVGVVLNAVAVNIPMLIAGRLCLGAGIGFGNQAVPLFISEIAPAKYRGGLNICFQMLITVGILIANVVNFLTSKMHTYGWRISLGGAAFPAIFLGLGSLLIVETPTSLIERGKTEEGLRVLKKIRGVEDVQEEYAEIFRATETAKKIKNPFKNLFKRSSIPQLFCGTILQVFQQFTGINVIMFYAPVLFQTMGLGSDASLLSAVVTGSINSVSTLVAIFGVDRFGRRALLIEAAIQMLISQCITGVILATQLGSTNAISKSYAYIVMALICFFVSGFAWSWGPLGWLIPSEIFPLETRTAGFFFAVSTNMICTFIIAQAFLTMLCHMRWSIFFFFAAWIVVMGCFAKFLLPETKGIPIDEMNERVWKKHWFWRRFFTDERGDQSCVEKELKLQVTKEEV; from the exons ATGGATAGCTTCTTGCTGAAATTCTTCCCCGTCGTGTACGAAAAGAAGCACAGAGCAAAAGAAGATAACTACTGCAAATATGACAATCAGATGCTCCAACTCTTCACATCGTCACTGTACTTAGCAGCGGTGGTGTGCAGCTTCTTCGCGTCGTTTTGCTGCAAAAAGTTCGGGCGGAAGCGCACCATGCAGATGGCTGCGTTCTTCTTTTTTGTCGGAGTCGTCCTCAACGCCGTAGCCGTCAATATCCCTATGCTCATCGCTGGTCGCCTTTGTCTGGGTGCTGGAATTGGGTTTGGAAATCAG GCAGTGCCACTGTTTATATCAGAAATTGCACCAGCAAAGTACAGAGGAGGCCTAAACATATGCTTCCAAATGCTAATCACAGTAGGCATTTTGATAGCAAATGTTGTCAACTTTTTGACATCCAAAATGCATACTTATGGCTGGAGGATATCACTCGGTGGTGCTGCATTCCCGGCCATTTTCCTCGGCTTAGGATCCCTTCTCATCGTCGAAACGCCCACTAGCCTGATCGAGCGTGGCAAAACGGAGGAGGGTTTAAGGGTACTCAAGAAAATCCGAGGCGTAGAAGACGTCCAAGAAGAGTATGCTGAAATCTTTCGTGCCACAGAGACTGCAAAAAAGATCAAGAACCCTTTTAAAAACTTGTTTAAAAGATCCAGTATCCCTCAACTTTTCTGTGGAACAATACTGCAAGTCTTCCAGCAGTTTACGGGCATCAATGTGATCATGTTTTATGCCCCTGTGTTGTTTCAAACAATGGGGCTCGGGTCAGATGCTTCGTTGTTATCAGCTGTGGTTACCGGTTCGATCAATTCTGTGTCCACTTTGGTTGCAATATTCGGTGTTGATAGGTTTGGAAGAAGGGCTCTACTCATCGAGGCTGCAATCCAAATGCTTATTTCTCAG TGTATCACAGGAGTGATTCTTGCCACGCAGTTGGGCTCAACAAATGCCATATCCAAATCCTACGCGTACATAGTAATGGCCTTGATCTGTTTCTTTGTCTCGGGTTTCGCCTGGTCGTGGGGTCCCCTCGGCTGGTTGATCCCGAGTGAGATATTCCCATTGGAGACACGGACTGCAGGCTTTTTCTTTGCAGTCAGCACGAACATGATCTGCACATTCATAATTGCTCAAGCTTTTTTGACGATGCTTTGCCATATGAGGTGGagtatcttcttcttcttcgctGCCTGGATCGTTGTTATGGGATGTTTTGCCAAATTCTTGTTACCTGAAACTAAAGGAATTCCCATAGATGAGATGAATGAGAGAGTGTGGAAGAAACACTGGTTCTGGCGTAGGTTCTTCACGGATGAACGAGGTGACCAATCTTGTGTGGAGAAGGAGCTCAAGTTACAAGTTACCAAAGAAGAAGTTTGA